In the Chiloscyllium plagiosum isolate BGI_BamShark_2017 chromosome 15, ASM401019v2, whole genome shotgun sequence genome, one interval contains:
- the ndufa1 gene encoding NADH dehydrogenase [ubiquinone] 1 alpha subcomplex subunit 1, protein MWYEILPGLAIMAGCLTVPGLATIYIHRWTNGGKEKRTARLPYHWTLMDRDRRVSGCKTYYDSKGLENID, encoded by the exons ATGTGGTACGAGATCCTGCCCGGGCTTGCCATCATGGCCGGCTGCCTGACGGTGCCAGGGCTCGCCACCATCTACATTCACAGGTGGACGAACGGCGGCAAG GAAAAGAGAACTGCACGCTTACCATATCATTGGACCCTGATGGATCGAGACAGAAGAGTATCTGGTTGCAAAACCTATTACGACTCAAAG GGATTAGAAAACATTGACTGA